Proteins encoded by one window of Shewanella avicenniae:
- the rfbG gene encoding CDP-glucose 4,6-dehydratase, with product MAIDKAFWQGKRVFVTGHTGFKGGWLSLWLAEMGAVVRGYSLPAPTTPSLFEQAGVNQGLLSEEGDIRDHLHLRQAMADFKPEIVFHMAAQPLVRLSYEDPVETYSTNVMGTVYVLEAIRAVGGVKAVVNITSDKCYENREWVWGYRENEAMGGYDPYSNSKGCAELVASAYRNSFFNPKDYAKHGVALASVRAGNVIGGGDWAKDRLIPDILKSFEQSQPVVIRNPHSIRPWQHVLEPLSGYILIAQQLYLHGCEFAEGWNFGPNDNDAKPVEYIVNKMTQLWGDDATWQLDGAEHPHEAHYLKLDCSKAKMRLNWQPQWDLDATLARIVRWHKAWLANENMREVTLREIRDYMSAAGIN from the coding sequence TTGGCAATTGATAAAGCATTTTGGCAGGGCAAACGCGTTTTTGTCACCGGACATACCGGGTTTAAAGGCGGTTGGTTGTCACTGTGGTTAGCAGAGATGGGAGCAGTGGTGCGTGGCTATTCGTTGCCAGCGCCAACAACACCGAGCTTATTTGAACAAGCTGGTGTTAATCAAGGTTTATTATCTGAGGAAGGTGATATCCGTGATCACCTACATCTGCGCCAAGCGATGGCAGATTTTAAGCCTGAAATCGTATTTCACATGGCCGCACAGCCATTGGTACGCCTATCTTACGAAGACCCAGTAGAAACCTACTCAACCAACGTGATGGGCACCGTCTATGTGCTTGAGGCCATTCGAGCCGTCGGCGGCGTTAAAGCCGTGGTGAATATCACCAGCGACAAGTGCTATGAAAACCGTGAATGGGTTTGGGGCTATCGTGAAAACGAAGCGATGGGCGGTTACGATCCTTATTCAAACAGTAAGGGCTGTGCAGAGCTCGTGGCATCGGCTTACCGTAACTCCTTTTTTAACCCAAAAGATTATGCCAAACATGGCGTTGCGTTGGCGTCCGTGCGCGCCGGTAACGTGATTGGTGGTGGTGACTGGGCAAAAGACCGTTTAATCCCAGATATTCTGAAGTCATTTGAGCAATCTCAACCGGTAGTTATTCGCAATCCGCACTCCATTCGCCCGTGGCAACACGTGTTGGAACCGCTTTCTGGGTACATCTTGATTGCCCAGCAACTGTACCTGCATGGTTGTGAATTTGCGGAAGGCTGGAACTTTGGTCCAAATGACAACGATGCTAAACCGGTTGAGTACATTGTTAATAAAATGACCCAGCTCTGGGGGGATGACGCTACATGGCAACTCGACGGTGCGGAACACCCCCATGAAGCGCACTACTTAAAACTGGATTGCTCCAAAGCTAAAATGCGCCTTAATTGGCAGCCGCAGTGGGATTTAGACGCCACCTTAGCGCGCATCGTTCGTTGGCACAAAGCATGGCTGGCCAATGAAAACATGCGTGAGGTGACGTTGCGCGAA